The Paramixta manurensis region GTAACGATGTGATCAAACAACCGGATATTCCGAACGATATTGCCCGTTATCGTGAGCATCTTAGCCAAATTTTTGCTTAACTTATTCTTCTCTGTATCCATAAAGGAAACGCTATGCTGACCGTGATTGCCGAAATTTGTGTGAAACCGGGTCGTCGTGATGACGTGGTGGCGGCGATTGCCGAATTGACGCCACTGGTATTAAAAGAAGAGGGCTGCGGCTCTTACCAAACATTGGTTGATCATCAGGCACAGTTGCCGTGGAAGAAAAACTCGCCGGACTCCATTTTTATGCTGGAACATTGGGAGTCTCTGCGTTTACTTGAACAGCATTTACAACAACCGCATATGGAAACGCACCGCGCCCGTATCAAAGATGATGTGGTTGATGTGAAGATTCAGGTATTAGAACCAGCCTAAGCGCCGGGTTTGTCGAGCGTCCGGGCGCGGGGTAATGCGGCCGGACTGCTAACAAAGTGAGTCAGAACAGTTGGTATTGCGTGATTTTGTCGCGTAAAAAATCAAGAAAACAGGTAATACGTACCGATAGCGTACTGTTGCGATAATAGACTGCATTGACCGGATGGCGCATTTCCCGCGTTTCCGCTGGCAATACTTCTACCAACCGTCCGCTCTCACGGTCTTTGCGGCTGACAAAGTCTGAGATGCGCGCAATCCCCTGCCCGGCTACCGCCAATTGACGAATAGTTTCACCGCTGGAGGCCGCAAGATCGGGCTTCACCTGCAAAAACTCCCCTTCACTTTGCCAGACCGGCCAGATGTTATGCCGTTCCAGTTGCGTAAAACCAATCAATCGATGATCGGCCAAATCAGCCACGCTTTGCGGCTGCCCGCGCTGCGCCAAATAGTCCGGGCTGGCTAACAAACGCAGTTTACTACTGCCTAAAGCCCGCGCGTGAATGGTTGAATCACGCAGTTCACCGATCCGAATCGCGATGTCGGTTTGCTGTTCCAGCAAATCGATCACTACATCATCGGTATTCAGTTCTAACTGAATTAAGGGGAAGCGCTGGCTAAATTCGCCCACCAGCGGCACGATCACATGCAGCATAAAGGGCGTGGCGGCATTAATGCGTAACCGCCCGGACGGGAGCTCGCGGCGGCGGG contains the following coding sequences:
- a CDS encoding putative quinol monooxygenase; translated protein: MLTVIAEICVKPGRRDDVVAAIAELTPLVLKEEGCGSYQTLVDHQAQLPWKKNSPDSIFMLEHWESLRLLEQHLQQPHMETHRARIKDDVVDVKIQVLEPA
- a CDS encoding LysR family transcriptional regulator, which translates into the protein MKITLEELRAWVVVVDTGSITAAAEQLNQTSSGISRALSRLESKLQTTLLHRTTRRLALTEEGQIFLEHARDILASVENAEEQIARRRELPSGRLRINAATPFMLHVIVPLVGEFSQRFPLIQLELNTDDVVIDLLEQQTDIAIRIGELRDSTIHARALGSSKLRLLASPDYLAQRGQPQSVADLADHRLIGFTQLERHNIWPVWQSEGEFLQVKPDLAASSGETIRQLAVAGQGIARISDFVSRKDRESGRLVEVLPAETREMRHPVNAVYYRNSTLSVRITCFLDFLRDKITQYQLF